A genomic window from Pocillopora verrucosa isolate sample1 chromosome 7, ASM3666991v2, whole genome shotgun sequence includes:
- the LOC131789095 gene encoding cdc42 homolog gives MESNERKLLMEESESRVIKCVIVGDGGVGKTSLLVSYLMNGFPNDYIPTAFDDYSVSVKVDKVPYSLQFCDTAGQEDFDSLRPLCYPSTDVFIVCFSVVSPTSFANVAQKWLPEIRGYSSNVPVILVGTHCDLRANVQELIRLSDLGQGPITPQKAESLVKKAGVVCYIETSAVTQKNLKSVFDEAIISGLRPPTSSRRSDLKGCACTVM, from the exons ATGGAGAGCAATGAGAGAAAATTACTCATGGAAGAATCCGAGAGCCGTGTCATTAAATGTGTGATCGTGGGAGACGGCGGAGTTGGTAAAACTTCCTTGCTTGTAAGCTATCTTATGAACGGATTTCCCAACGATTATATTCCGACGGCTTTTGACGACTACAGTG TGTCGGTAAAAGTCGATAAGGTGCCCTATTCACTGCAATTCTGCGATACTGCAGGACAG gAGGACTTTGACTCTCTCCGGCCGCTCTGTTATCCATCAACAGACGTTTTTATTGTTTGCTTTTCCGTGGTTTCGCCGACATCTTTCGCAAATGTTGCACAAAAATGGCTCCCTGAAATACGTGGCTATTCGTCAAATGTTCCTGTCATCCTTGTAGGAACACACTGTGATTTGAGAGCGAACGTTCAAGAACTAATACGCCTTTCTGACCTTGGACAAGGACCTATTACGCCGCAGAAAGCCGAGAGCCTAGTCAAGAAGGCAGGGGTCGTTTGCTATATTGAAACTTCAGCAGTAACTCAGAAGAACTTGAAATCCGTTTTTGATGAAGCAATTATTAGCGGATTAAGACCACCAACGTCTTCAAGAAGAAGTGACCTCAAAGGTTGCGCTTGTACTGTGATGTAA
- the LOC131789076 gene encoding mitochondrial basic amino acids transporter has product MEVGREFIAGWCAGCAGVIVTQPLDTVKVRMQVLSSGRKPAVTTSFSCFYNIIKHETVFGLFKGMVPPLAAVALQNAILFGVYGNVLKMFSSEKGDKPALSHVCVAAAASGAAQLWVVSPMELIKIKLQMQTEVSLGKHGKSSHYRGALDCIRKIYKTAGSRGFFQGATPLVFRDIPGFAVYFASYEILLDALSQKKSRTDMQPLVTVFAGGLAGMISWFSTFPFDGIKSRMQADGNKGLFIYKGTADCFLQTYRAGGLKSFYAGLGPCLLRAFPHNAVLFLVYNLVSNWLGESHLNNGHNLNVD; this is encoded by the exons ATGGAGGTCGGACGTGAATTCATTGCCGGTTGGTGCGCAG GATGCGCTGGAGTGATTGTCACACAACCGTTGGATACTGTGAAG GTGAGAATGCAAGTTCTCTCTTCAGGAAGAAAACCAGCCGTCACCACATCGTTTTCCTGTTTTTACAATATCATCAAACATGAAACG GTATTCGGTTTGTTCAAAGGCATGGTACCTCCTCTTGCTGCTGTGGCCCTACAGAACGCCATTTTATTTGGAGTATATGGTAATGTGCTGAAAATGTTCTCATCCGAGAAAGGGGACAAGCCAGCGCTGTCTCACGTCTGTGTGGCCGCGGCTGCCTCGGGAGCCGCTCAGCTCTGGGTGGTGAGTCCTATGGAACTTATCAAGATCAAACTACAGATGCAAACCGAAG TTTCGTTAGGAAAGCATGGGAAATCTTCGCACTATCGCGGAGCTCTAGATTGCATCCGCAAGATTTACAAGACGGCCGGTAGCAGGGGATTTTTCCAAGGAGCTACACCTCTTGTTTTCCGGGATATCCCGGGCTTTGCCGTTTACTTTGCATCATACGAGATCCTTCTGGATGCGCTCTCACAAAAAAAGTCACGCACTGACATGCAACCGCTGGTTACAGTGTTCGCTGGAGGCCTTGCTGGAATGATAAGCTGGTTCTCCACTTTTCCGTTTGACGGCATTAAGTCTCGTATGCAGGCAGATGGGAATAAAGGACTTTTTATCTACAAAGGAACTGCGGATTGTTTTCTTCAAACGTACAGGGCAGGAGGCTTGAAAAGTTTTTACGCGGGCCTAGGACCATGCTTACTACGAGCGTTTCCACACAACGCAGTTCTTTTCCTTGTGTACAACTTGGTCTCGAACTGGTTAGGAGAATCGCATCTCAATAATGGCCACAATTTAAATGTGGATTAA